A window from Pokkaliibacter sp. MBI-7 encodes these proteins:
- a CDS encoding transglutaminase family protein, producing the protein MKYQISHLTQYHYLQDIANCYNLSCLSPRKLAYQKTRKTRLEVSPSPSSLYDHLDFFGNRHTFFHVNKLHTQLEVKVTSLVEVLSRLGSQQLEESTPWEELLVYLGHATDTQALHARLLRTATRMTPTDKLFRDFAMEVFEPGMPVLEGAKRLSHRIFDEFTYDPGFTTLATPVHTVLQQKRGVCQDFAQLAISALRSMGIPARYVSGYLETIPPPGQERLVGADASHAWFAVFDPILGWVDFDPTNDLIPDERHITLAFGRDYADVVPLKGLMSGGGQHQLTVQVDVMPLADSEGLGL; encoded by the coding sequence CTACCTGCAGGACATCGCCAACTGCTACAACCTCAGCTGCCTGTCACCGCGCAAGCTGGCCTATCAGAAGACCCGCAAAACCCGGCTGGAAGTCTCCCCTTCGCCCAGCAGCCTGTACGATCATCTGGATTTTTTTGGCAACCGTCATACCTTCTTCCACGTCAACAAGCTGCATACCCAGCTGGAAGTGAAGGTCACCAGTCTGGTGGAAGTGCTGTCCCGTCTGGGCAGCCAGCAACTGGAAGAGTCCACGCCGTGGGAGGAGTTACTGGTTTATCTGGGCCACGCGACCGATACCCAGGCGCTGCATGCCCGCCTGCTGCGTACCGCTACCCGCATGACGCCGACGGATAAACTGTTTCGGGACTTTGCCATGGAAGTGTTCGAGCCCGGTATGCCTGTGCTGGAAGGGGCTAAACGTCTCTCCCATCGTATTTTCGATGAGTTTACCTATGACCCGGGCTTCACTACCCTCGCCACGCCGGTACATACCGTGCTGCAGCAGAAGCGCGGGGTGTGTCAGGACTTTGCCCAGCTGGCGATCAGCGCCCTGCGCTCGATGGGTATCCCGGCGCGCTATGTCAGCGGCTATCTGGAGACCATTCCGCCTCCCGGTCAGGAACGACTGGTCGGCGCCGATGCATCGCATGCCTGGTTTGCGGTATTTGATCCGATTCTGGGCTGGGTCGACTTCGACCCGACCAACGATCTGATCCCCGATGAACGCCATATCACGCTGGCCTTTGGCCGCGACTATGCCGATGTCGTGCCGCTGAAGGGTCTGATGAGTGGCGGCGGACAGCACCAGCTGACAGTGCAGGTTGATGTGATGCCGCTGGCAGATAGCGAAGGGCTGGGGTTATAA